From Vibrio crassostreae, one genomic window encodes:
- a CDS encoding DUF2750 domain-containing protein, giving the protein MSKLTADTQANLELFVSETQETKLVWGLRNEEGWLACDSSEFENSEVMPFWSSKEDAQTHNVEEWADFEVLEIPLDIFVEDWLLTLAEDGVLVGTNWNATLEGKELEPSDLAKLYI; this is encoded by the coding sequence ATGAGCAAACTAACAGCTGATACTCAAGCAAATCTAGAACTTTTCGTTTCTGAAACACAGGAAACTAAACTGGTATGGGGCCTTCGCAACGAAGAAGGTTGGCTAGCATGTGACTCAAGTGAATTCGAAAACAGCGAAGTGATGCCGTTCTGGTCTTCAAAAGAAGATGCTCAGACTCACAACGTTGAAGAGTGGGCTGACTTCGAAGTATTAGAAATTCCACTAGATATCTTTGTAGAAGATTGGTTACTAACTCTTGCTGAAGACGGCGTTCTTGTTGGTACTAACTGGAATGCAACATTAGAAGGCAAAGAACTTGAGCCTTCTGACCTAGCGAAATTATACATCTAA